In the Cololabis saira isolate AMF1-May2022 chromosome 7, fColSai1.1, whole genome shotgun sequence genome, one interval contains:
- the fhl1a gene encoding four and a half LIM domains protein 1a isoform X2, with amino-acid sequence MTDRSDCYYCRDNLQGKKYVKKDEKLVCTKCFDKLCANTCAECKRPIGADAKELHHKNRHWHEECFRCVKCYKSLAGEPFSARDDGKIMCGKCGSREDGNRCQGCYKVVMPGNQNVEYKNKIWHEECFTCAECKQPIRTQSFLAKGEEIFCAPCHDKKFAKKCFHCKQAITSGGISYQDQPWHSECFACKTCKKPLGGTRFTSHENDVYCVDCYKTDVAKKCHGCKNPITGFGHGTNVVNYEGYSWHEYCFNCKKCSLSLANKRFVINGDHIYCPDCAKKL; translated from the exons ATGACTGATCGCAGCGACTGCTACTACTGCCGTGACAACCTGCAGGGCAAGAAGTACGTGAAGAAGGATGAGAAGCTCGTCTGCACCAAGTGCTTTGATAAACTCTGCGCCAACACCTGTGCAGAGTGCAAGCGCCCCATCGGTGCAGACGCCAAG GAACTCCACCACAAGAACCGTCACTGGCATGAGGAATGCTTCCGCTGCGTCAAGTGCTACAAGTCGCTGGCCGGTGAGCCTTTCAGCGCTCGGGACGATGGCAAGATAATGTGCGGCAAGTGTGGCTCCCGGGAGGATGGGAACCGGTGCCAGGGATGCTACAAGGTGGTGATGCCTG GGAACCAGAACGTGGAGTACAAGAACAAGATCTGGCATGAGGAATGCTTCACTTGCGCCGAGTGCAAGCAGCCAATACGTACTCAGAGTTTTCTGGCCAAGGGGGAGGAGATCTTCTGTGCCCCCTGCCATGATAAGAAGTTTGCAAAGAAATGTTTCCACTGCAAGCAG GCCATCACCTCCGGAGGGATCAGCTACCAGGACCAGCCCTGGCACTCCGAGTGTTTTGCCTGCAAAACCTGCAAAAAGCCTCTGGGAGGGACTCGCTTCACCTCCCACGAGAACGACGTTTACTGCGTGGACTGCTACAAGACCGATGTGGCCAAGAAGTGCCACGGCTGCAAGAACCCCATCACGG gattcggccatggcaccaacgTGGTGAACTATGAGGGATATTCCTGGCATGAGTACTGCTTCAACTGCAAGAAGTGCTCCCTGTCGCTGGCTAACAAGCGCTTTGTCATCAACGGAGATCACATTTACTGCCCCGATTGTGCCAAGAAGCTGTAA
- the fhl1a gene encoding four and a half LIM domains protein 1a isoform X1, translating to MTFYKNSGPRSYLTSTMTDRSDCYYCRDNLQGKKYVKKDEKLVCTKCFDKLCANTCAECKRPIGADAKELHHKNRHWHEECFRCVKCYKSLAGEPFSARDDGKIMCGKCGSREDGNRCQGCYKVVMPGNQNVEYKNKIWHEECFTCAECKQPIRTQSFLAKGEEIFCAPCHDKKFAKKCFHCKQAITSGGISYQDQPWHSECFACKTCKKPLGGTRFTSHENDVYCVDCYKTDVAKKCHGCKNPITGFGHGTNVVNYEGYSWHEYCFNCKKCSLSLANKRFVINGDHIYCPDCAKKL from the exons ATGACTTTCTACAAAAACTCAG GCCCCAGGAGTTACCTCACCTCCACCATGACTGATCGCAGCGACTGCTACTACTGCCGTGACAACCTGCAGGGCAAGAAGTACGTGAAGAAGGATGAGAAGCTCGTCTGCACCAAGTGCTTTGATAAACTCTGCGCCAACACCTGTGCAGAGTGCAAGCGCCCCATCGGTGCAGACGCCAAG GAACTCCACCACAAGAACCGTCACTGGCATGAGGAATGCTTCCGCTGCGTCAAGTGCTACAAGTCGCTGGCCGGTGAGCCTTTCAGCGCTCGGGACGATGGCAAGATAATGTGCGGCAAGTGTGGCTCCCGGGAGGATGGGAACCGGTGCCAGGGATGCTACAAGGTGGTGATGCCTG GGAACCAGAACGTGGAGTACAAGAACAAGATCTGGCATGAGGAATGCTTCACTTGCGCCGAGTGCAAGCAGCCAATACGTACTCAGAGTTTTCTGGCCAAGGGGGAGGAGATCTTCTGTGCCCCCTGCCATGATAAGAAGTTTGCAAAGAAATGTTTCCACTGCAAGCAG GCCATCACCTCCGGAGGGATCAGCTACCAGGACCAGCCCTGGCACTCCGAGTGTTTTGCCTGCAAAACCTGCAAAAAGCCTCTGGGAGGGACTCGCTTCACCTCCCACGAGAACGACGTTTACTGCGTGGACTGCTACAAGACCGATGTGGCCAAGAAGTGCCACGGCTGCAAGAACCCCATCACGG gattcggccatggcaccaacgTGGTGAACTATGAGGGATATTCCTGGCATGAGTACTGCTTCAACTGCAAGAAGTGCTCCCTGTCGCTGGCTAACAAGCGCTTTGTCATCAACGGAGATCACATTTACTGCCCCGATTGTGCCAAGAAGCTGTAA